From a single Nicotiana tabacum cultivar K326 chromosome 8, ASM71507v2, whole genome shotgun sequence genomic region:
- the LOC107781452 gene encoding lysine-specific demethylase JMJ29, whose product MEFPAGGVSIMEEKKEIGDTEGKFASFEENLDAKEEGKVLTEVNDRKPKGKRGRPPKKDKEKKIFSEGNVAMEENIDKEEAEEKEVPLKKSNNLVMRGRENNDVNGKQEEIDREREEEEKEKGDSDEVTRGKWGRKNNDVNGKEEEEKQKIDSNEVTGRTRKSSQIAMEKLKGFNQQMAEWDEEDRKTGRKRRGQSRKGGTKTEDNGDSEKIGSKKRRRKRSKDAAENGDGSGGDSAEEESREQQREMSKKHKAEGEEKVEGSESRNSTRLNYVHNNAVNPRNRKRKDENGNEFESNMCHQCQRNDKGRVVRCTNCGTKRYCVPCMNRWYPGMPEEAFAESCPVCRQNCNCKSCLRLDGPIRTLKNLKFEISKEEKSLYSKFILQKLLPFLRRFNAEQVMEMEIEARIQGLPVSELKLHKAKCQKNERMYCNNCKTSIVDFHRNCSSCSYDLCLTCCRELRDGHLKGREEEVILEFTDKGLGYLHAEEIPGDKPRNLRSTRSSKKEMIKNDSAEDAKLACEMESKDNRGLLSENFGGPAGEWKSNEDGSIPCPPENFGGCGKGILELKCLLTKPKCQVTELLAKAEDIAKRFKLEHMPEIPQGPCLCRKSVDENDMQKSKMCKAASRDNFDDNYLYCPAAKDLQQEDLKHFQCHWLKGEPVIVRNVLETASGLSWEPMVMWRACRQIKNLNHPLLLDVIAINCLDWCEVEVNIHQFFKGYMEGRFDDAGWPQILKLKDWPPSDLFDERLPRHGAEFVSSLPFKEYTHPQSGYLNLAVKLPKESLKPDMGPKTYIAYGVPQELGRGDSVTKLHCDMSDAVNVLTHTQAITLKHDQLSTMQELKIRHAAQDKRELQMSEDEKECENEASSELIEGNSVLGERHSRIDKGKTDVLPDQSLSIGPHSGNQSIVASASCVKPEGDTNAEVATDGAIDTTSTYEESGGIKIGHGKSDECKYNPVFRKGEVFEDLEGGALWDIFRRQDVPKLEEYLRKHFREFRHIHCSPVPQVIHPIHDQTFYLTEDHKRKLKEEYGIEPWTFVQKLGDAVFIPAGCPHQVRNLKSCIKVALDFVSPENLHECIRLTEEFRTLPQNHRAKEDKLEVKKMSIYAMREALKCLEELAKDSTDEGENRKSEDDRENSADDHDSKDE is encoded by the exons aTGGAATTTCCAGCGGGCGGTGTGAGTATTATGGAGGAAAAGAAGGAAATTGGGGATACTGAGGGAAAGTTTGCTTCTTTCGAGGAAAATTTAGACGCTAAAGAAGAAGGGAAGGTTTTGACGGAGGTTAATGATCGAAAACCAAAAGGAAAAAGGGGGAGACCCCCCAAGAAAGATAAGGAAAAGAAGATTTTTTCAGAGGGGAATGTTGCAATGGAAGAAAATATTGATAAAGAAGAAGCTGAAGAGAAAGAGGTTCCTTTGAAGAAAAGCAATAATCTTGTTATGAGGGGTAGGGAAAATAATGATGTGAATGGAAAACAAGAGGAAATTGATCGCGAGAGAGAAGAGGAGGAGAAAGAGAAGGGTGATTCTGATGAAGTGACTCGTGGGAAATGGGGTAGGAAAAATAATGATGTGAATGGAAAAGAAGAGGAGGAGAAACAGAAGATTGACTCTAATGAAGTGACTGGCAGAACAAGGAAGTCAAGTCAAATAGCTATGGAGAAGTTAAAGGGATTTAATCAGCAAATGGCTGAATGGGATGAAGAAGACCGCAAAACAGGTAGAAAAAGAAGGGGTCAAAGTCGGAAGGGTGGCACGAAAACAGAAGATAATGGTGATAGTGAGAAAATTGGAAGTAAAAAGCGCAGAAGAAAGAGGTCAAAAGATGCTGCAGAGAATGGTGATGGAAGTGGTGGAGATTCTGCAGAGGAAGAGAGTAGAGAGCAGCAGAGAGAAATGAGTAAAAAGCATAAGGCTGAGGGGGAAGAGAAAGTGGAAGGATCAGAGTCCCGAAATTCTACTCGTCTAAATTATGTGCACAATAATGCAGTAAATCCCCGAAACAGAAAGAGGAAGGATGAGAAT GGGAATGAATTTGAATCCAATatgtgtcatcagtgccagaggAATGACAAAGGAAGAGTTGTTCGGTGCACCAACTGTGGAACAAAGCGATACTGTGTTCCTTGCATGAACAGATG GTACCCTGGGATGCCTGAGGAGGCCTTTGCAGAGTCTTGTCCTGTTTGTCGTCAAAACTGTAATTGCAAATCATGCTTGCGGTTGGACGGGCCAATAAGG ACATTGAAGAACTTAAAATTTGAGATTAGCAAAGAAGAAAAGAGTCTATATTCTAAATTTATCTTGCAAAAACTTTTGCCTTTCTTGAGAAGATTCAATGCAGAGCAAGTGATGGAGATGGAGATTGAAGCTAGGATTCAAG GGTTACCAGTGTCAGAGTTAAAGCTGCACAAAGCAAAGTGTCAGAAGAATGAGCGAATGTACTG CAACAACTGCAAAACATCCATTGTTGATTTTCACAGAAATTGTTCCAGCTGTTCCTATGATCTTTGCCTTACTTGTTGCCGGGAGCTTAGAGATGGTCACCTTAAGGGACGTGAAGAAGAAGTCATCTTGGAATTCACTGACAAAGGGCTTGGTTATTTGCATGCTGAGGAGATACCCGGAGACAAACCTAGAAACTTAAGGAGTACTAGATCTTCCAAGAAGGAGATGATTAAAAATGATTCAGCGGAAGATGCCAAGCTTGCATGTGAAATGGAATCTAAGGATAACCGAGGGCTTCTGTCAGAAAATTTTGGTGGTCCTGCTGGTGAGTGGAAATCGAATGAAGATGGTAGCATCCCTTGTCCACCAGAGAATTTTGGTGGTTGTGGTAAGGGAATTTTAGAGCTGAAGTGCCTGCTGACAAAGCCAAAATGTCAGGTCACTGAGTTGTTGGCAAAAGCTGAAGATATTGCCAAAAGATTTAAATTGGAACACATGCCTGAAATTCCTCAGGGGCCATGCTTATGTAGAAAGTCAGTGGATGAAAATGATATGCAGAAAAGTAAAATGTGTAAAGCTGCATCTCGTGACAATTTTGATGACAATTATTTGTACTGTCCAGCAGCTAAAGATCTTCAGCAGGAGGATCTGAAGCATTTCCAATGTCATTGGCTGAAAGGTGAGCCTGTGATTGTCCGCAATGTGCTTGAGACTGCGTCAGGGTTAAGCTGGGAGCCCATGGTTATGTGGCGAGCATGTCGCCAGATAAAGAACTTAAACCATCCTCTTCTTTTGGATGTTATTGCTATCAATTGCTTAGATTGGTGTGAG GTAGAAGTTAACATCCACCAGTTCTTTAAGGGGTATATGGAAGGTCGATTTGATGATGCTGGCTGGCCCCAGATTCTGAAGTTGAAAGATTGGCCTCCATCTGATCTATTTGATGAACGATTACCTCGTCATGGTGCGGAATTTGTTAGCAGTTTGCCTTTTAAGGAGTACACACATCCACAAAGCGGCTATCTAAATCTTGCTGTCAAACTGCCAAAAGAGTCGTTGAAGCCTGACATGGGACCAAAGACATATATTGCTTATGGAGTTCCTCAGGAGCTGGGGCGCGGAGACTCTGTGACTAAGCTGCATTGTGATATGTCTGATGCG GTGAATGTGTTGACACATACTCAAGCAATAACCTTGAAGCATGACCAGCTTTCAACAATGCAAGAATTGAAAATAAGGCATGCTGCTCAAGATAAAAGGGAACTTCAGATGTCTGAGGACGAGAAAGAATGTGAAAATGAAGCATCATCTGAGTTGATTGAGGGTAACTCTGTCCTAGGTGAGAGACATAGTAGAATAGATAAAGGAAAAACTGATGTACTTCCAGATCAGAGCTTGAGTATTGGACCACATAGTGGCAATCAATCAATTGTTGCATCTGCTTCCTGTGTCAAGCCAGAGGGAGATACTAATGCTGAGGTGGCAACGGATGGTGCAATTGATACGACAAGCACTTATGAAGAAAGTGGAGGAATTAAGATTGGTCATGGTAAAAGTGATGAGTGCAAATATAACCCAGTGTTTAGAAAAGGTGAAGTATTTGAGGATTTAGAAGGTGGTGCACTCTGGGACATCTTTAGAAGGCAAGATGTTCCAAAGTTAGAGGAATATCTCAGGAAGCACTTTAGAGAATTCAGGCATATCCACTGTTCCCCGGTGCCACAG GTTATTCACCCTATACATGATCAAACATTTTACTTGACTGAGGATCACAAAAGGAAGCTTAAGGAAGAGTATG GAATTGAACCATGGACCTTTGTTCAAAAATTAGGGGATGCAGTTTTTATTCCTGCGGGCTGCCCTCAtcaagttagaaatttgaag TCATGTATAAAGGTTGCTCTTGACTTTGTGTCTCCTGAAAATCTTCACGAGTGCATCCGTCTGACTGAAGAGTTCCGCACTCTTCCCCAAAATCACAGAGCCAAGGAGGACAAGTTGGAG